A genomic region of Metopolophium dirhodum isolate CAU chromosome 1, ASM1992520v1, whole genome shotgun sequence contains the following coding sequences:
- the LOC132953564 gene encoding zinc finger BED domain-containing protein 4-like — protein sequence MTYQKNNGIKEPKKMLQDVSTRWNSTFYMLERFVELETSVRGTIGLLDKAPNGLNPNEWAVIKEFCKVLQPFEEATRAVSGDQYITASMVIVIAQGLQDVCQQLKHQYYSIQTEGLINNLINGMKDRQNWGNLQKSMTLSRCTFLDLRLKNIPFIHNESMKTSVQNSLVELTANIISLARSETECTLQPEQSTSFQSSASVSDEKSFSIWETIDKRVSEVQPAIRTSTARAIVEVQRYLEEPILKRNGNPLEWWQEHKYNYPYLSILARKTLCCLGSSVPCERVFSKAGLIITDRRCRLKSKKAEMLFF from the coding sequence ATGACTTACCAAAAGAATAATGGAATtaaggaaccaaaaaaaatgcTGCAAGACGTTTCTACACGCTGGAATTCCACATTCTATATGCTGGAACGTTTCGTGGAATTGGAAACATCTGTAAGAGGTACAATAGGACTGTTAGACAAAGCTCCAAATGGTTTAAATCCAAATGAATGGGCAGTTATAAAAGAATTTTGCAAAGTCTTACAGCCGTTCGAAGAAGCTACAAGAGCAGTTAGTGGTGATCAATATATTACTGCATCAATGGTAATTGTAATTGCTCAAGGCTTACAAGATGTCTGCCAACAATtaaaacatcaatattattCCATTCAAACCGAAggtttaattaacaatttaattaatggaATGAAAGACAGGCAAAATTGGGGAAACCTTCAAAAGAGTATGACACTTTCTAGGTGTACTTTTCTTGATCTGAGATTAAAAAACATTCCATTTATTCACAATGAATCTATGAAAACTTCTGTCCAAAATAGTTTAGTGGAGCTTACagcaaatattatttctttagcTAGATCAGAAACAGAATGTACATTACAACCTGAACAGTCTACTTCTTTCCAGTCAAGTGCATCAGTATCCgatgaaaaatcgttttcaaTTTGGGAAACGATTGATAAAAGAGTTTCCGAAGTCCAGCCTGCCATAAGAACATCAACCGCACGGGCTATAGTTGAGGTTCAACGATATCTTGAAGAGCCGATCTTAAAAAGAAATGGCAACCCATTAGAATGGTGGCAAgagcataaatataattatccttACCTAAGTATATTGGCTAGGAAGACATTGTGTTGCTTAGGATCATCAGTACCTTGCGAGCGGGTTTTTTCAAAAGCAGGTTTGATCATAACAGATCGTCGTTGtcgattaaaatcaaaaaaagctGAAATGCTATTTTTTTGA